Proteins encoded together in one Tripterygium wilfordii isolate XIE 37 chromosome 14, ASM1340144v1, whole genome shotgun sequence window:
- the LOC120014341 gene encoding cytochrome P450 90A1-like has translation MAFPVFLLLCFFLSIVSVFIVIRASRLRRLRLPPGNLGLPFVGETLQLISAYKTENPEPFIDERVRRFGPLFTTHVFGEPTVFSADPEVNRFILQNEGKLFDCSYPGSISNLLGKHSLLLMKGSLHKRMHSLTMSFGNSSIIKNHLLVDIDRLIRFNLDSWSDRILLMEEAKTITFNLTVKQLMSYDPCEWTERLRKQYVLVIEGFFTLPSRLFSPTYSRAITARTKVAEALNLVVRRRRKEAATISEGGGETKNDMLAALLADEEGFSDEQIVDFLVALLVAGYETTSTIMTLAVKFLTETPLALAQLKEEHEGIRAKKSNNKEALEWSDYKSMPFTQCVINETLRVANIIGGIFRRAITDVPVKGYTIPKGWQVFASFRAVHLDLHHYKDARSFNPWRWQNQPVSTISGNVFMPFGGGPRLCPGYEIARVILSVFLHRMVTRFSWVPAEEDKLVFFPTTRTQKRYPIKVQHRNCE, from the exons ATGGCGTTTCCTGTTTTTCTCCTCCTCTGTTTTTTCCTATCGATCGTCTCCGTATTCATCGTCATCCGAGCCTCCCGGCTTCGCCGCCTCCGTCTGCCGCCGGGGAATCTTGGACTACCTTTCGTCGGCGAGACCTTGCAACTCATCTCCGCTTACAAGACGGAGAATCCGGAGCCGTTCATCGACGAGCGGGTTAGGCGGTTCGGACCGCTGTTCACCACTCATGTTTTCGGCGAACCGACCGTATTCTCGGCCGACCCGGAGGTGAACCGGTTCATATTGCAAAATGAAGGGAAGCTGTTCGATTGTAGCTATCCCGGTTCGATATCGAATCTATTAGGGAAGCACTCGTTGTTGCTTATGAAGGGGAGTTTGCACAAGCGAATGCATTCTCTGACAATGAGTTTCGGGAACTCGTCGATTATTAAAAACCATCTTTTGGTTGATATAGACCGGTTGATCCGGTTCAATTTGGATTCCTGGTCCGACCGGATCTTGCTCATGGAGGAAGCCAAGACG ATCACGTTTAATCTAACAGTGAAGCAGCTGATGAGTTACGATCCGTGTGAATGGACGGAGAGGCTGAGGAAGCAGTACGTGCTTGTGATCGAAGGCTTTTTCACTCTTCCTAGTCGGCTCTTCTCCCCGACTTACAGCCGAGCCATCACT GCGAGGACGAAGGTGGCGGAGGCGTTGAATCTGGTGGTGAGACGGAGGAGGAAGGAGGCGGCGACAATTagtgaaggaggaggagagacgAAGAATGACATGTTGGCGGCGCTGTTGGCGGACGAGGAGGGGTTTTCCGATGAACAGATCGTGGATTTCTTGGTGGCTTTACTGGTCGCCGGTTACGAGACCACATCGACGATCATGACTTTGGCGGTCAAGTTCTTAACTGAAACTCCTCTCGCTTTGGCTCAACTCAAG gagGAGCATGAAGGGATTAGGGCAAAGAAGAGTAATAATAAAGAAGCTCTTGAATGGAGTGATTATAAATCAATGCCATTCACTCAATGT GTTATTAACGAGACCTTGCGAGTAGCAAACATAATCGGTGGGATCTTTAGGAGGGCGATCACTGATGTCCCCGTAAAAG GCTACACTATCCCTAAAGGATGGCAGGTTTTTGCATCGTTTCGAGCTGTGCATTTGGACCTTCATCACTACAAGGATGCTCGGTCTTTCAATCCATGGAGATGGCAG AACCAACCGGTATCGACAATTTCCGGGAATGTGTTCATGCCATTTGGAGGAGGCCCACGGCTCTGCCCTGGTTACGAGATTGCTAGGGTCATCCTCTCCGTATTCCTTCACCGGATGGTCACCCGTTTCAG TTGGGTCCCTGCTGAAGAAGATAAGTTGGTGTTCTTTCCGACCACCCGGACGCAGAAGAGGTATCCGATAAAAGTGCAGCATCGAAATTGTGAGTAA